Proteins from one Streptomyces sp. NBC_00289 genomic window:
- a CDS encoding SDR family oxidoreductase — protein MADESNSAQNPATQQPRPDFASQDQPHPGWTGPMDPPPDHGEESYRGSGRLEGRKTVITGGDSGIGRAVALAYAREGADVLFTHLDEEQDEARETCRLVEDAGRKAVAVSCDIREEDNCRNLVERAVAEFGRIDVLVNNAAYQMSQPEGIEAISTEQFDRVMHTNLYGMFWLTKFALPHIPEGGSVINSTSVQAYKPSPHLLDYAMTKGAIVTFTQGLAQMVAERGIRVNAVAPGPVWTPLIPATMPDTAEFGKQTPWGRPAQPAELAPAYVFLASADASYVTAEIFNATGGTPLP, from the coding sequence GTGGCGGATGAGAGCAACTCCGCGCAGAACCCGGCCACCCAGCAGCCGCGCCCGGACTTCGCTTCGCAGGACCAGCCCCACCCCGGCTGGACCGGACCGATGGACCCGCCGCCCGACCACGGCGAGGAGTCGTACCGCGGCTCCGGCCGGCTGGAGGGCCGTAAGACGGTCATCACCGGCGGGGACTCCGGCATCGGCCGGGCGGTGGCCCTCGCGTACGCCCGTGAAGGTGCGGACGTGCTGTTCACCCACCTCGACGAGGAGCAGGACGAGGCTCGCGAGACGTGCCGTCTGGTGGAGGACGCGGGCCGTAAGGCGGTCGCCGTCTCCTGCGACATCCGCGAGGAGGACAACTGCCGGAACCTGGTCGAACGGGCGGTCGCGGAGTTCGGGCGCATCGACGTCCTGGTCAACAACGCGGCGTACCAGATGTCGCAGCCGGAGGGCATCGAGGCGATCTCGACCGAGCAGTTCGACCGGGTCATGCACACGAACCTGTACGGCATGTTCTGGCTCACGAAGTTCGCCCTGCCGCACATACCGGAGGGCGGCAGCGTCATCAACTCCACGTCGGTGCAGGCGTACAAGCCGAGCCCGCACCTGCTGGACTACGCGATGACGAAGGGCGCGATCGTCACCTTCACCCAAGGGCTGGCGCAGATGGTCGCGGAGCGCGGCATCCGCGTGAACGCGGTCGCGCCGGGCCCGGTGTGGACTCCTCTGATCCCCGCGACGATGCCCGACACGGCGGAGTTCGGCAAGCAGACCCCCTGGGGTCGGCCGGCGCAGCCCGCCGAGCTGGCCCCGGCGTACGTGTTCCTCGCCTCCGCGGACGCGAGCTACGTCACCGCCGAGATCTTCAACGCGACGGGCGGCACCCCGCTGCCCTGA
- a CDS encoding CBS domain-containing protein, whose protein sequence is MRARDLAVGYRTVSVDSDALEAARLMAEHGLPGLLVLDERGEPKAILPASQMVKLLVPSYVVDDPTLAAVVDEKHADRLCQALAGRRVGDCLSGGAEPPPIADPDDTALEVAALMARVRSPLVAVAERVRVGRERRTTRLLGVITASHLLHELLGVTGPSTTG, encoded by the coding sequence ATGCGCGCCCGTGACCTGGCGGTCGGATACCGGACGGTGAGCGTCGACAGTGACGCCCTGGAGGCGGCCCGCCTGATGGCCGAGCACGGGTTGCCCGGTCTGCTGGTGCTGGACGAGCGGGGGGAGCCGAAGGCGATCCTGCCCGCCTCGCAGATGGTCAAGCTGCTGGTGCCCTCCTACGTGGTGGACGACCCGACCCTGGCCGCGGTCGTCGACGAGAAACACGCCGACCGGCTCTGTCAGGCGCTGGCGGGCCGACGTGTCGGTGACTGCCTTTCCGGCGGGGCGGAGCCGCCGCCGATCGCCGACCCCGACGACACCGCGCTGGAGGTGGCCGCGTTGATGGCGCGGGTGCGCAGCCCGCTGGTGGCCGTGGCGGAACGGGTGCGGGTCGGACGCGAGCGGAGGACGACACGCCTGCTGGGCGTCATCACCGCCTCGCACCTCCTGCACGAACTGCTCGGTGTCACGGGCCCCTCGACAACCGGGTGA
- a CDS encoding DUF5302 domain-containing protein, translating to MAAESAPQDSPEPADAPSPALAPDEDGQYDLKRKFRESLARKRGQQADAAAQAASTDASKIRGAHGPASSQRSFRRKSGG from the coding sequence ATGGCTGCCGAGTCTGCCCCGCAGGACAGTCCCGAACCGGCTGACGCCCCAAGCCCTGCCCTGGCACCCGACGAGGACGGCCAGTACGACCTGAAGCGCAAGTTCCGCGAGAGCCTGGCGCGCAAGCGTGGTCAGCAGGCGGACGCCGCCGCCCAAGCCGCGAGCACCGACGCGTCGAAGATCCGCGGCGCGCACGGCCCGGCGTCCAGCCAGCGGTCGTTCCGTCGCAAGAGCGGCGGCTGA
- a CDS encoding ATP-dependent DNA helicase RecQ: MARKQPRTEPERATRLQQIAADVFGWDSLLPEQLTAMQWVLEGEDTLVVMPTGSGKSAVYQVPALMLPGPVVVVSPLLALQRDQIAGLPDGDHAPRAVAVNSDLGATATEEAWDAVRRGAARFLYLSPEQLAKDEVVERLAGLRPALFVVDEAQCVSSWGHDFRPDYLRLEQAVRRVGGPPVLALTATAAAPVRKEITERLGMRRPRQMVTGFDRPNIRLDVRRFLDDDDRRRAVVERAAGEPKPGIVYAATRKDSEFYAGELAALGLTAEAYHAGLRASERTRIHDAFLSGEADVVVATSAFGMGIDKEDVRFVLHASLPGSLDAYYQEIGRCGRDGSPALAALHHRSEDTGMQTFFAARAPGHDALSNVADAVHDHRGDPADLDRLRQDTGLSRNRVTAAVNLLEEAGAVATGEDGEVRPAPGVSPGQAAEQAAEAALAHRRTDRTRVEMARAYAETTGCRRRFLLGYFGEDYEAPCGNCDTCEEEHAGSEDGERPDHPAAHSYPVGTEVRHDQWGDGTVLSEDRDRITVLFEQAGYRTLALEAVSGRDDLLAVLRRPGENGRPADPAPFSASAPGHPALSATLRGADRRACPAGAGQRGGNTTSHPAVCRPPEAPRP, translated from the coding sequence ATGGCACGCAAGCAGCCGCGGACCGAGCCGGAACGGGCCACGCGTCTCCAGCAGATCGCCGCCGACGTGTTCGGCTGGGACTCCCTGCTGCCGGAACAGCTCACCGCCATGCAGTGGGTGCTGGAGGGCGAGGACACCCTCGTGGTGATGCCGACCGGGTCCGGAAAGTCCGCCGTCTACCAGGTTCCCGCGCTGATGCTGCCCGGGCCGGTCGTGGTCGTGTCGCCGCTGCTGGCCCTCCAGCGGGACCAGATCGCCGGCCTGCCGGACGGTGACCACGCTCCCCGTGCCGTCGCGGTCAACTCCGACCTCGGTGCGACGGCGACGGAGGAGGCCTGGGACGCGGTGCGCCGGGGTGCGGCCCGGTTCCTGTACCTGTCGCCGGAGCAGCTGGCCAAGGACGAGGTGGTGGAGCGGCTGGCCGGGTTGCGCCCCGCTCTGTTCGTGGTGGACGAGGCACAGTGCGTGTCCTCGTGGGGCCACGACTTCCGCCCCGACTACCTGCGCCTGGAGCAGGCGGTACGCCGAGTGGGCGGGCCACCGGTGCTGGCGCTGACCGCGACCGCCGCCGCACCGGTCCGCAAGGAGATCACCGAGCGGCTCGGCATGCGCCGGCCCCGGCAGATGGTCACCGGCTTCGACCGGCCCAACATCAGGCTGGACGTGCGCCGCTTCCTGGACGACGACGACCGGCGCCGGGCCGTGGTCGAGCGGGCCGCGGGCGAGCCCAAGCCGGGCATCGTCTACGCCGCGACCCGCAAGGACAGCGAGTTCTACGCGGGCGAACTGGCCGCCCTGGGACTGACCGCCGAGGCCTACCACGCGGGACTGCGCGCCTCCGAACGGACGCGGATCCACGACGCCTTCCTGTCCGGCGAGGCCGACGTCGTGGTGGCCACCTCGGCGTTCGGCATGGGCATCGACAAGGAGGACGTACGGTTCGTCCTGCACGCGTCGCTGCCCGGTTCCCTGGACGCCTACTACCAGGAGATCGGCCGCTGCGGCAGGGACGGGAGCCCGGCCCTGGCCGCCCTGCACCACCGGTCCGAGGACACGGGGATGCAGACCTTCTTCGCTGCCCGCGCGCCGGGCCACGACGCCCTGTCGAACGTGGCCGACGCCGTCCACGACCACCGCGGGGACCCCGCCGACCTGGACCGGCTGCGCCAGGACACGGGACTGTCCAGGAACCGGGTGACCGCGGCGGTGAACCTGTTGGAGGAGGCCGGCGCCGTCGCCACCGGAGAGGACGGAGAGGTGCGTCCGGCCCCGGGAGTGTCTCCCGGCCAGGCGGCCGAGCAGGCCGCGGAAGCCGCGCTGGCGCATCGCCGTACCGACCGCACGCGGGTCGAGATGGCCCGGGCGTACGCCGAGACGACCGGCTGCAGACGGCGTTTCCTGCTCGGCTACTTCGGCGAGGACTACGAAGCGCCGTGCGGGAACTGCGACACCTGCGAGGAGGAGCACGCCGGGAGCGAGGACGGCGAGCGGCCCGACCATCCGGCGGCGCACTCCTACCCCGTCGGGACCGAGGTGCGGCACGACCAGTGGGGCGACGGCACGGTCCTGAGCGAGGACAGGGACCGGATCACCGTCCTGTTCGAACAGGCCGGCTACCGGACGCTCGCCCTGGAGGCGGTGTCCGGGCGCGACGACCTGCTCGCGGTGCTGCGCAGACCTGGCGAGAACGGTCGGCCGGCTGACCCGGCGCCGTTTTCGGCGTCCGCCCCAGGGCACCCGGCGCTCAGCGCGACGCTGAGGGGAGCGGACCGACGGGCGTGCCCGGCAGGAGCCGGACAGCGAGGCGGAAACACCACCTCGCACCCGGCGGTGTGCCGGCCACCGGAGGCGCCGCGACCGTGA
- a CDS encoding class I SAM-dependent methyltransferase: protein MADEGFTHPRLAAIYDPLDPDRGDLDAYVRIAEELPARQALDIGCGTGVFALLLADRGIEVVGVDPARASLEVARGKPGSERVRWIHGDATGLPPLRVDLATMTANVAQAIVDPQVWRATLRGACRALRPGGLLVFETRDPARRAWEEWDRERSYRVSEIRGVGAVESWVEVIEASGPLVTFRWTYVFAADGQVLTSDSTLRFRERHEIEADLTAHGFAVDDVRDAPDRPGREFVFLARRPASGRV from the coding sequence ATGGCTGACGAGGGCTTCACGCATCCACGGCTCGCCGCGATCTACGACCCGCTCGACCCCGATCGCGGTGACCTCGACGCGTACGTCCGCATCGCGGAGGAGCTTCCGGCGCGTCAGGCCCTGGACATCGGCTGTGGGACCGGAGTGTTCGCCCTGCTCCTGGCCGATCGCGGCATCGAGGTCGTCGGGGTCGACCCCGCGAGGGCCTCCCTCGAAGTGGCGCGAGGCAAGCCGGGCAGCGAACGGGTGCGCTGGATCCACGGTGACGCGACCGGACTTCCGCCGCTGCGCGTCGACCTGGCCACCATGACGGCGAACGTCGCCCAGGCCATCGTCGATCCACAGGTGTGGCGGGCGACCCTCCGGGGCGCTTGTCGAGCACTGCGGCCGGGAGGGCTCCTGGTGTTCGAGACCCGGGATCCCGCCCGGAGAGCCTGGGAGGAGTGGGACCGGGAGCGGTCGTACCGCGTGAGCGAGATCCGGGGCGTCGGCGCGGTGGAGAGCTGGGTCGAGGTGATCGAGGCGAGTGGACCCCTGGTGACGTTTCGGTGGACCTACGTCTTCGCGGCGGACGGGCAGGTGCTGACGTCGGACTCGACGTTGCGTTTCCGCGAACGGCACGAGATCGAGGCGGACCTGACCGCCCACGGGTTCGCGGTGGACGACGTGCGTGACGCCCCTGACCGCCCCGGCCGGGAGTTCGTCTTCCTCGCACGGCGGCCGGCGTCCGGGCGGGTGTGA
- a CDS encoding amino acid deaminase/aldolase has protein sequence MTVQTASARAAQGRFDRLQAATAGLEPPFGVIDLDAFDANASDLERRAAGKPIRLASKSLRSRALIRRALDRPGFQGVLGFTLPEALWLAEEFDDIVVGYPTADRTALRTLAGDERLASRVTLMVDSVEHLDLIDAATGPRPTRVRVCLELDAALRLAGGRVHLGPRRSPVHTPQEAAAFARAVAARPGFELAGIMGYEGQIAGLGDNQAGSRLRRAAVRAMQRSSVEELSSRRAAAVAAVRAVTPLRFVNGGGTGSLETTTREDAVTELAAGSGLYGPGLFDFYRTFRPAPAAFFVLPVVRRPTARIATLLGGGWVASGPPGRDRLPTPAWPPGLRVTATEAFGEVQTPLVGTPAHALRLGDRVWLRHAKAGELCERIGELHLVSGGEVVETVPTYRGEGRHFL, from the coding sequence ATGACCGTCCAGACCGCCTCCGCGCGTGCGGCCCAGGGCCGCTTCGACCGCCTTCAAGCCGCGACCGCCGGGCTCGAACCCCCCTTCGGCGTCATCGACCTGGACGCCTTCGACGCCAACGCCTCAGACCTGGAACGCCGGGCGGCCGGCAAGCCGATCCGGCTGGCCAGCAAGTCGCTGCGCTCCCGGGCCCTCATCCGGCGCGCCCTCGACCGCCCGGGATTCCAGGGCGTCCTCGGCTTCACCCTCCCCGAAGCCCTGTGGCTGGCCGAGGAGTTCGACGACATCGTCGTCGGCTACCCCACCGCCGACCGCACGGCACTGCGCACCCTGGCCGGTGACGAACGCCTCGCCTCCCGTGTCACGTTGATGGTGGACTCCGTCGAGCACCTCGACCTCATCGACGCCGCGACCGGCCCGCGCCCCACCCGCGTCCGGGTCTGCCTCGAACTGGACGCCGCCCTGCGCCTGGCGGGCGGCCGCGTCCACCTCGGCCCGCGCAGGTCCCCGGTGCACACACCGCAGGAGGCAGCTGCCTTCGCCCGCGCGGTCGCGGCCCGCCCCGGATTCGAACTCGCCGGAATCATGGGCTACGAGGGCCAGATCGCCGGCCTCGGCGACAACCAGGCGGGTTCCCGGCTCAGGCGGGCCGCCGTCCGGGCGATGCAGCGCTCCTCCGTGGAGGAACTGAGCAGCCGGCGGGCGGCCGCGGTCGCCGCCGTCCGGGCCGTGACGCCCCTGCGGTTCGTCAACGGCGGCGGCACCGGCAGCCTGGAGACCACCACGCGGGAGGACGCCGTCACCGAACTCGCGGCGGGCTCCGGCCTGTACGGTCCCGGCCTGTTCGACTTCTACCGGACCTTCCGGCCCGCACCGGCCGCGTTCTTCGTGCTCCCCGTCGTACGCCGTCCCACCGCGCGGATCGCGACGCTGCTGGGCGGTGGCTGGGTGGCGTCCGGCCCGCCCGGCAGGGACCGGCTGCCCACGCCGGCCTGGCCGCCAGGCCTGCGCGTCACCGCCACCGAGGCCTTCGGTGAGGTACAGACACCGCTGGTGGGCACGCCCGCGCACGCCCTGCGCCTCGGCGACCGGGTGTGGCTGCGGCACGCGAAAGCCGGTGAACTGTGCGAGCGCATCGGCGAACTGCACCTGGTCAGCGGCGGCGAAGTGGTCGAGACCGTCCCCACCTACCGTGGCGAGGGCCGCCACTTCCTGTGA
- a CDS encoding TetR/AcrR family transcriptional regulator, which translates to MAASDRRAELLEAAIRVMARDGVAKATTRAIVSEAGMTLGAFHYCFASRAQMLELVTETLTERYVAEVRGLFAPHKDIRDSVLDSLHAFWKGFEANPGEHQMSYELTQYALRTPGLENVAKRQYEIFLAAFASLLELAAENAGIRWTQPVPVLARYVQSLIDGLNMTWLVDRNSEHSKAVLEMLADHLLQHARPAAG; encoded by the coding sequence ATGGCGGCGAGCGACCGGAGGGCCGAGCTCCTCGAAGCGGCGATCCGGGTCATGGCGCGCGACGGCGTGGCCAAGGCCACCACCCGCGCGATCGTCAGCGAGGCGGGTATGACGCTGGGTGCCTTCCACTACTGCTTCGCATCCCGTGCGCAGATGCTCGAACTCGTCACCGAGACCCTCACCGAGCGGTACGTCGCCGAGGTTCGCGGCCTGTTCGCGCCGCACAAGGACATCCGCGACAGCGTCCTCGACAGCCTGCACGCCTTCTGGAAGGGCTTCGAGGCCAATCCCGGCGAGCATCAGATGAGTTACGAGCTCACCCAGTACGCGCTGCGCACCCCGGGCCTCGAGAACGTCGCGAAACGGCAGTACGAGATCTTCCTCGCCGCCTTCGCCTCACTGCTCGAACTGGCCGCCGAGAACGCCGGGATCCGATGGACCCAGCCCGTGCCGGTGCTCGCGCGGTACGTGCAGTCGCTCATCGACGGCCTCAACATGACCTGGCTCGTCGACCGCAACAGCGAGCACAGCAAGGCCGTTCTGGAGATGCTCGCCGACCATCTCCTGCAACACGCCCGGCCGGCAGCAGGCTGA
- a CDS encoding Vms1/Ankzf1 family peptidyl-tRNA hydrolase — MHLSFLQPLFDRAGPWATVYFGPDHSDESGAKRHELSVREACRTLEESGADAATTEAVRDALTRIVPAEDPAGRVVFATGGEVVLSHRLSRRPRREIAYWAPLPRLTPLLELSDRDPACLVAFVDRTGADFQLRTAAGPQDAGHVEGRQYPIHRTASADWSERHFQAKVENTWEHNAGEIAEALSTAYEESGADLVVLVGDPRERPSVHEKLPEAVRDVTVETEHGGRAAGSSSAALEEDIERARQQYARRRLDEALDRFRAGRGGTGTDRPTDAVEGVPALVEAAREHRIDTLLVRPDGPDLGRETWVGERPERVAVRRTEAETLGEGDPTPVRADDALLRAAAATAADVLVVPPPDEDGPDIDIPTGGLGALLRWTYEPAPA, encoded by the coding sequence GTGCATCTTTCATTCCTGCAACCGCTCTTCGACCGCGCGGGCCCGTGGGCCACCGTGTACTTCGGCCCCGACCACAGCGACGAGTCGGGTGCCAAGCGCCATGAGCTGTCCGTCCGCGAAGCGTGCCGGACGCTGGAGGAGTCGGGGGCGGACGCCGCGACCACGGAAGCGGTGCGCGACGCCCTCACTCGGATCGTGCCCGCGGAGGACCCGGCGGGCCGCGTGGTCTTCGCCACCGGAGGCGAAGTGGTGCTCAGCCACCGGCTCTCCCGGCGGCCGCGGCGAGAGATCGCCTACTGGGCCCCGCTTCCCCGGCTGACGCCGCTGCTGGAGCTGTCGGATCGGGATCCGGCCTGCCTCGTCGCGTTCGTCGACCGGACCGGCGCCGACTTCCAGCTCCGGACGGCGGCCGGCCCGCAGGACGCGGGGCACGTGGAGGGGCGGCAGTACCCCATTCACCGGACGGCTTCCGCCGACTGGTCCGAGCGGCACTTCCAGGCCAAGGTCGAGAACACCTGGGAGCACAACGCCGGCGAGATCGCGGAGGCGCTGAGCACGGCGTACGAGGAATCCGGAGCCGACCTGGTCGTGCTGGTCGGAGACCCGCGCGAGCGGCCGTCCGTACACGAGAAGCTTCCCGAGGCGGTCCGCGACGTCACGGTGGAGACCGAACACGGAGGCCGCGCCGCCGGGTCGTCCTCCGCCGCCCTGGAAGAGGACATCGAGCGCGCCCGGCAGCAGTACGCACGCCGGCGCCTCGACGAGGCCCTCGACCGCTTCCGCGCGGGGCGTGGAGGCACGGGCACCGACCGGCCCACCGACGCCGTGGAGGGCGTCCCGGCGCTGGTGGAGGCGGCCCGCGAACACCGCATCGACACCCTGCTCGTACGTCCTGACGGACCGGACCTGGGACGGGAGACCTGGGTGGGTGAACGACCCGAGCGGGTGGCCGTGCGCCGCACCGAAGCCGAGACCCTGGGCGAGGGTGATCCGACACCGGTACGTGCGGACGACGCGCTGCTGCGAGCGGCCGCGGCCACGGCCGCCGACGTACTGGTCGTCCCTCCGCCGGATGAGGACGGTCCGGACATCGACATCCCGACGGGCGGCCTCGGAGCGCTGCTGCGCTGGACGTACGAGCCGGCCCCTGCGTAA
- a CDS encoding FUSC family protein, whose amino-acid sequence MVRKVAWTTLLRPAVQTTVAAATGFYLCLYGFKEPVAALYALFAPIALGPLSSIAGSGRQRARVMLCALPFGLALVALGTALAAGTWTAVAGMAIVGFVLGFAPAGGPRSAGAAPGLQLFYILACFPPYAPQTLPARLAGASVGVLVLAAGSSLLFPGVPARSYRERLADALETAAAAAGGRVPVGDLRERGEQLRFSHVPPGDRPTGPGRTDRALTQAGAASRRLMEGFAELSAPHRAVPGTDQPCDVLLARVADVCASAGSALRAGVGTPSVASLEASIKHIQTERVRGTAPPLRPDIGVLRKQTMVLDIAAATWVAVTALGIAERGRTAPPAAGDVFWYADLPTPRLWARRAGANLTRRSVWFQNAVRVALGLAAARLVAGSLDLAHGFWVLLAVLTLGRTTVGATWSAVRQAVAGNLIGAAAAGALLLAVGRHTDVYAALLVPAMLVAFVLGPRWGIACAQALFTFLVALVFAQVTPVNWRLSEVRLLDVVTGSVIGLLCGLLAWPAGGRREVRRTMADLLRACGALIPPTTNLLTSPSSSRASLPTLPLLHRLRLAEAAYAQYRNEPPADQRGEPADWHAILIVAHQTLLGTHRLLRFDLIAPGLPPPVRGSPTDGADAHPRPPASDGKPRASTVPEPAAVEPVLVDLDAWLTGIGRRLDRIAASVPTNPV is encoded by the coding sequence ATGGTCCGCAAGGTGGCATGGACGACGCTGCTGCGTCCGGCGGTGCAGACCACGGTCGCCGCCGCCACGGGTTTCTACCTGTGTCTCTACGGATTCAAGGAGCCGGTGGCGGCGCTCTACGCGCTGTTCGCCCCCATCGCGCTGGGACCCCTGTCCTCCATCGCCGGATCCGGTCGGCAGCGGGCGCGGGTGATGCTGTGCGCGCTGCCGTTCGGCCTCGCGCTCGTCGCCCTCGGCACGGCTCTCGCGGCCGGCACCTGGACGGCGGTGGCGGGGATGGCGATCGTCGGCTTCGTGCTGGGGTTCGCCCCCGCCGGCGGCCCCCGCAGCGCGGGAGCGGCACCGGGCCTCCAGCTCTTCTACATCCTGGCGTGCTTCCCGCCCTACGCCCCGCAGACACTGCCGGCCCGGCTCGCCGGGGCCAGTGTGGGCGTCCTGGTGCTGGCCGCCGGCAGTTCCCTCCTGTTCCCCGGCGTGCCCGCGCGAAGCTACCGCGAACGGCTGGCCGACGCCCTCGAGACAGCGGCGGCGGCCGCGGGCGGCCGTGTTCCGGTCGGGGACCTCCGTGAGCGGGGTGAGCAGTTGAGGTTCTCGCACGTGCCGCCCGGGGACCGCCCCACCGGCCCGGGGCGCACCGACCGGGCGCTCACCCAGGCCGGGGCCGCGAGCCGCCGTCTCATGGAAGGCTTCGCCGAACTGTCGGCGCCGCACCGTGCCGTCCCGGGCACGGACCAGCCGTGCGACGTGCTGCTCGCCCGAGTCGCCGACGTGTGCGCGTCGGCCGGCTCGGCGCTGCGGGCCGGCGTGGGCACCCCGTCGGTCGCGTCCCTGGAAGCGTCGATCAAACACATCCAGACGGAGCGCGTGCGCGGGACCGCACCGCCGCTGCGGCCGGACATCGGCGTCCTGCGAAAGCAGACCATGGTGCTGGACATCGCGGCGGCCACCTGGGTCGCCGTCACGGCACTGGGCATCGCGGAACGCGGGCGGACGGCACCGCCGGCGGCGGGCGACGTCTTCTGGTACGCGGACCTCCCGACACCCCGGCTGTGGGCACGTCGTGCGGGTGCCAACCTCACCCGGCGTTCGGTGTGGTTCCAGAACGCGGTGCGGGTGGCCCTGGGACTGGCGGCGGCCCGGCTGGTGGCGGGCAGCCTCGACCTCGCCCACGGGTTCTGGGTACTCCTCGCGGTGCTCACGCTGGGGCGCACCACCGTGGGAGCGACGTGGAGCGCGGTCCGGCAGGCCGTCGCCGGCAATCTGATCGGGGCCGCTGCCGCCGGCGCCCTGCTGCTTGCCGTGGGCCGGCACACGGACGTCTACGCGGCCCTGCTCGTACCGGCGATGCTGGTGGCGTTCGTGCTGGGGCCACGCTGGGGCATCGCCTGCGCCCAGGCCCTGTTCACCTTCCTGGTGGCACTCGTCTTCGCCCAGGTCACTCCGGTGAACTGGCGCCTGTCCGAAGTGCGTCTGCTCGACGTCGTCACCGGCAGCGTCATCGGTCTGCTGTGCGGACTGCTGGCCTGGCCCGCCGGAGGCCGGCGGGAGGTCCGCCGTACGATGGCCGACCTGCTGCGGGCGTGCGGAGCCCTCATCCCGCCCACCACCAATCTGCTGACGAGTCCCTCGTCATCGCGCGCTTCGCTGCCCACCCTCCCGCTGCTGCACCGGCTGCGGCTGGCCGAGGCGGCGTATGCGCAGTACCGCAACGAACCGCCCGCGGACCAAAGGGGCGAGCCCGCCGACTGGCACGCGATCCTCATCGTCGCCCACCAGACCCTGCTGGGAACACACCGCCTGCTGCGCTTCGACCTCATCGCCCCCGGCCTTCCTCCACCTGTCCGGGGGAGTCCCACGGATGGTGCTGACGCGCATCCGCGACCACCGGCGTCGGACGGGAAACCGAGGGCGTCCACGGTGCCGGAGCCGGCTGCGGTGGAGCCCGTGCTCGTCGACCTGGACGCCTGGCTCACCGGCATCGGCCGCCGGCTCGATCGCATAGCCGCGTCGGTGCCGACGAATCCCGTCTGA
- a CDS encoding SLC13 family permease: MNGWQSWAAIAVFVATYALIISEKIHRVGAALGGAALMLAIGATDDESAFFSERSGVDWNVIFLLMGMMMIVGVLRKTGMFEYLAIWAVKRARARPFRVMVMLVVITAVASALLDNVTTVLLVAPVTLLVCERLALSAAPFLIAEVFAANIGGLATLVGDPPNIIIASRAGLTFNDFLVHLAPLSALLVVVLVVLCRFLFRKSFVYDEARAEEVMALEEKEAIKDPVLLVQGLAVLALVVAGFVLHPVLHYAPSVVALLGAGLLIAVSSAETGEVLGEVEWPTLAFFAGLFIMIGGLIETGVISEISRSLADAIGDDELGGSMLLLGASAVLSGVVDNIPYVATMAPITADLVRNMGTSGDHVMWWALAVGADLGGNATAIGASANVVVLGIAERNRQPISFWQFTKYGLVVTAVTVALSAGYVWLRYFAVA, translated from the coding sequence GTGAACGGCTGGCAGAGCTGGGCGGCGATCGCCGTCTTCGTCGCGACGTACGCCCTGATCATCAGTGAGAAGATCCACCGCGTGGGCGCGGCCCTGGGCGGCGCCGCCCTGATGCTGGCCATCGGCGCCACCGACGACGAGTCGGCCTTCTTCTCCGAGCGCAGCGGCGTCGACTGGAACGTCATCTTCCTGCTGATGGGCATGATGATGATCGTCGGAGTGCTCAGGAAGACCGGTATGTTCGAGTACCTGGCCATCTGGGCGGTGAAGCGGGCGCGGGCCCGGCCCTTCCGGGTGATGGTGATGCTCGTGGTCATCACTGCGGTGGCCTCGGCTCTGCTCGACAACGTCACCACGGTCCTGCTCGTCGCCCCGGTCACGCTGCTGGTCTGCGAGCGCCTCGCGCTGTCCGCCGCTCCCTTCCTGATCGCCGAGGTGTTCGCCGCCAACATCGGCGGCCTCGCGACCCTCGTCGGCGACCCGCCCAACATCATCATCGCCAGCCGGGCGGGCCTGACCTTCAACGACTTCCTGGTCCACCTCGCCCCGCTGTCGGCCCTCCTGGTCGTGGTGCTCGTCGTCCTGTGCCGCTTCCTGTTCCGCAAGTCGTTCGTCTACGACGAGGCGCGCGCGGAGGAGGTCATGGCGCTGGAGGAGAAGGAGGCCATCAAGGACCCCGTCCTGCTCGTACAGGGCTTGGCGGTGCTGGCGCTGGTCGTGGCCGGTTTCGTCCTCCATCCGGTACTGCACTACGCGCCCAGCGTCGTCGCCCTGCTCGGAGCCGGTCTGCTCATCGCCGTCTCCTCCGCGGAGACCGGCGAGGTACTGGGCGAGGTCGAGTGGCCCACCCTCGCCTTCTTCGCCGGACTGTTCATCATGATCGGCGGTCTGATCGAGACCGGCGTCATCAGCGAGATCTCCAGGTCCCTCGCCGACGCCATCGGTGACGACGAACTCGGCGGCTCCATGCTCCTGTTGGGCGCTTCGGCCGTGCTGTCAGGCGTCGTGGACAACATCCCCTACGTCGCCACCATGGCTCCGATCACCGCCGATCTGGTCCGGAACATGGGAACCTCCGGCGACCATGTCATGTGGTGGGCCCTGGCCGTCGGCGCGGACCTCGGCGGCAACGCCACCGCGATCGGCGCCAGCGCCAACGTCGTCGTACTCGGCATCGCCGAACGCAACCGGCAGCCCATCTCCTTCTGGCAGTTCACCAAGTACGGCCTCGTCGTCACCGCCGTCACCGTGGCACTGTCGGCCGGATACGTGTGGCTGCGCTACTTCGCCGTCGCCTGA